The stretch of DNA AAAATAAATAAAGCAGATGTTATCTTAAAAAAAGAAGAGACTATAACCATTGGTCATTTCATGTTCTCCGTCCTTGAGACGCCAGGGCATTCTCCAGGGAGTGTATCGTTTCACTTTGAATCAGAGGGATTTGTTGTATCAGGGGATGCCTTATTTCAGGGAAGTATTGGACGAACGGACCTTCCGGGGGGTAACCATAAACAACTGATGAAAAGCATTCATGAAAAGTTATTATTCTTACCTGAAGAAACAACTGTTTTATCCGGGCATGGCCCTATAACTACCATTGGAGAAGAAATGGACAGCAATCCGTTTTTAAATGGGTTTTAAATTCCAAAGCGGAAGCGTCTTACCCAGGGGCTTATGACCCCGAGCCCCTAGACGCTGGAGCTAGACGAATTCTGTATACAAAAGAAAAACCCTTCTCGTTTGAGAAGGGTTTTTCTGGGGGATGTTTTTTTCATATTAAAAATGGGAGGGATATAGTTAAGCTACTAATTTTACAATATAACAAAGTTTACACTATGTCAATGATGAAAACTCAAGAAGGAGTACTTATGATTAGCTATTTAAAAAGTTTAATTACAAACTCACCCACACAATTAATCACCTATGCAGAATATATGGAGGCAGTCCTTTATCATCCCGATTTAGGTTATTATATGAAAAGTAAACAAAAAATTGGCAAGCAAGGTGATTTTATTACCACAAGCAATATTTCCGATATTTATGGTCGAATTGTTGCAAAATGGTTTGCAAGAGTTTGCAGGGAGAATGACTTAGAACCAGTTTTTTGTGAGATTGGCGCAGGTAATGGTCGTTTTGCACATGCCTTTTTACAGGAATGGGAGGATTCAATCAGGACTCCATTAACATACATAATTGTCGAAAGCAGTCAGTATCATTTGAAATTACAAAATGAATTACTTAAACCCCAATTCTCCGTAAAACAAGTAAATAAACTAAATCAACTTGAGCCATTCGAAGGAATGATATTTTCAAATGAATTATTTGATGCTTTGCCTGTTCATGTAATTGAGAAAGATCGCGGCCAATTGTACGAGGTTATGGTAGGTATGAAAAATGAAACCTTATATGAGGATAGGGTGTTATTAACCAATCCAGCCATCCATACCTTTTTAGAGGAAAGCGGGCTCGAACTAAATGAAAAACAACGAATAGAAGCCCCTTTGTTAATGGAAGGGATGATACAGAATATATCTAGGGTATTAACGAAGGGAATTGTAGTGACGGCTGACTATGGTTATACCAGAGAAGATTGGAATCATCCTTCACGAATGAAAGGAAGTTTAAGAGGATATTATCAGCACCAAATGATTAATGATGTCTTGGAGCATCCTGGAGAAATGGATATAACCACACACATCCATTTTGATTGGTTCATACAAAAAGGAGATCAAGCAGGTTTAAAGTTTGTATCAAAGCTAAGACAGGATGAGTTTCTACTAAAGGCTGGAATACTAAAGGAATTAGAAAATCATTATGACCCAAATCCTTTTTCAGAGATAAGCAAACGTAATCGTGCAATACGGAGTTTGGTCATGCCGTCTGGAATAAGTTCATTTTTCCATATAGTTATTCAACAGAAAGGATTTAATGATTTTAATCTCTTAGATGAAGTATAATAAAAAACACCGGAGAAAAGCTCCGGTGTTTTTTATGTGTGATAAATCTTCTTAATGTCCTCCACCTAGCGGCATCATAAAAGTTGTCCAATAAGTGAAGCCTGCGAAGAATACGGTTAAATATGCTCCGAAAACATACATATACATACGTTCGGAAAGTTTAAGATAGCTTAACAAAACAAAGAATCCAGTTTGGGCCAAGAAAAGCATTGCAGTTTTATCCATATCACCTAGATAGAACATTACGGTAAAAATACCCGTCCAGAAACCCAAAACTCTGAACATGCGATCCATATGTATCCCTCCTTTTCCCCTACGGTACCATCATGCAATATTATAAAGAAAAGGAGGTCAAAAGTAAATAAGGTTTAAAATTAGTTTGAAACAAGTGCCTGATAGGAGCAAGTTTCACAGCCAGATATGATATTTTCTTTTTCAATTAATTCCACTTTGTCAAATAATGCTTCAAACATTCCTTTTAGGAACTCGTGGTGCATAGCACATACACTTTCGTGTTCTTCTGCAACTTCTTTGAAAGGGCAATTGTAAATTTGGAAGAAAATTTTTGTGTGATCACCATTTACTTCAAATTCTGGATAAAACCCAGCTAATGTTGCTGCACTTTTTAATATAGATAACTTTTGGTCAAATTCTAATTCTTCCCCAAAAGATCTTTTAGCCATTTCTTGATCAATAATTTCTGTACCAAAACGCTTGCCCGTTAAATATAGAGCTTGTTTACCAACGTCACCTAATGCAAGCATTGTGGAAATCGCTACTTTAGATAGAAGCATGTAATCACGGAACGGGAAGTGCAATTGAATTACGTCGTCTGATAAACGGTATAATCTACTTGGTCTTCCACCTTTACCAGTCTTTTTTGTTTCAGAAGCTAACATATTTACATCTTCAAGCTTTGATAAATGTAATCTTGCAACATTGGGATGAATATTAAAGTTCTCAGCCACCTCTTGTACTGTTACTTCTTGGTGACGTTTCGTAATGTATTGATAGATGTAGTACCTTGTTGGATCTGATAAAACATTTGTTATCTTTAATGTTTGTTCCATCTCTAGTTCACCTCGAACCCCCATAATTTATACCCATTATAATACAGCTATTTAAACATGGGAATGAGGTTAACAATGTTAACACTTTATGTTTAGAATTTGGTCACATTTAAGGAATGATGATAGAAAGTTGGGTTATATAAAAGGTATACAAATCATATACAATCTGTCTGTCAATAGTTATTTTTTAGGAAATTATGTTGTAAATAAATTAAAAAAATATTTTATAAAAAGAAGAATCTTGGAGGAAAAGCTTGAAGGATGTCGAATTACTACAAAGACAAAAATAAAAGGTGGTGTTACCCATTGTTAGTGCTATCGAAATACTAGCAAATCGGATTATCAAGGATGCTGCGCGAAACCAAGCATCAGATATTCACATTGTACCAAGGAAAAAAGACACTCTCATTCAAATCCGCTTAACGAACAAACTAATTCCCCGGTTATCACTTCCAAAAGATGAATGCGACAGATTAATTTCACATTTTAAATTTACTGCAAATATGGATATCGGAGAACGAAGACGCCCTCAAAGCGGTGCAATTTTTTGTGAAGTGGACGGAAAATTAATGGGCCTTAGACTTTCAACCCTTCCATCTAACAATCGAGAAAGTCTTGTAATCAGACTGCTTCCTCAACAAGAACAGATTCCCTTTCATCAACTCTCACTTTTCCCTGGAATGACCAGAAAACTATTAGCTCTCCTAAAACACGCACACGGTTTAATTATCTTCACAGGTCCGACCGGATCTGGCAAAACGACAACTCTTTACTCCCTTTTAAATGAAACCGCACATCTATTTCATCGAAACGTTATCACACTTGAAGATCCCATCGAAAAAAACTACGACTCTGTTTTACAAATACAAGTGAATGAAAAAGCGGGTGTAACATATGCGGCCGGCTTAAAGGCGATTCTTCGACATGATCCTGATATTATCATGGTCGGTGAAATTCGTGATGCGGAAACTGCTAAAATTGCTGTTCGTGCAGCATTAACGGGGCACTTAGTACTCAGCACAATGCATACAAGGGATGCGAAGGGGGCTGTTTATCGTCTCCATGAGTTTGGAGTAAATTGGCTGGAGGTCGAACAAACCTTAATAGCGGTTACAGCCCAGCGATTAGTCGAATTAACATGTCCATATTGCGAAGGGGAGTGTTCACCCTTCTGCTATTCATATGGAAGGTGGAAAAGGGCGAGTGTCTTTGAACTTTTATCAGGGAGAAACCTTAATGCTGCAATGAAAGAAGCAAAAGGGGAAAATATTATTTCCCGTTACATGACCGTCAAAGAAGTAATAAAAAAAGGGATTGCTCTTGGATATATTAAAGAGTCAGAATACGATCGTTTGGTCTATAATCATGAAACGCCATAGCTGGTCTGTCAATGAGCAAGCAATATTTTTAAAAAGAATTGGGGAATTACTTGCACGAGGCTACCCTATTGCAGAAGCAATTGAATCTTTATCCTTGCATTTACCTAGGAATCGGAAAGAAGAATTGCATCATTGTTTGGTTGATTTGAAAAATGGGATTTCATTCCATGATGTTTTAAATATTCTAGGATTTCACAAGGACTTAATTGGTTATGTTTATTTCGCGGAACAACACGGGAGTTTTGCTGAGGCTCTTATGGAAGGGAGTTCACTTGCATTAGTAAAGGAGAATGATAGGAAAAAACTTTTAAAACTTTTACAATATCCAATATTACTTATCTTTATCACAGGCTTTTTGTTTGTGTTTGTTCAGAAATCACTTCTCCCCAAATTTACAAGTCTCTTCGAATCTATGAGTCTCGAAGCTAACTTTTTTATGAAGGTACTTTACTCCTTTGATGAATATTTTCCGAAATTTTTAAGTATCTTCCTGCTGCTGTTGGCAGTAGGTGCAATTTATTATATTTTTGTATTTCGGAAAAACTCCGTCCTCCAGCAACGTTCACTACTAGTAAGAATGCCGATTGCTGGAGGAATCCTCAAACTGTTGTTTACCCATTATTTTTCTGTCCAATTAAGCTTTCTCTTATCTGGGGGAATTTCTGTTTTTGAAGCCCTACTATTATTTGAAAAGAATCATAGACAGCCGTTTTATAGTCAACTAGGAATGGAGATTAAGCAAAAACTGTTAACGGGTGAAAAACTCGAATCAATATTGGCGAGTTTCCCGTTTTTTGAAAAAGAATTTCCTATGATTATTAAACATGGTCAAGAAAATGGAAGATTGGAACAGGAATTACTCTTCTTCAGTCAGCATTGTGTGGTGAACATGGAGGAAAGGATCGAAAAAAGTTTAAAAATGATTCAGCCTGTACTCTATCTGTTTATAGGATTTCTCGTTGTATCAATGTATTTAGCAATATTACTACCAATGTTCCAGCTAATGGAAGGAATATGAAAAGCGGAAGCGCCTTCGGAACAAGCACAGCTTGTTCCTGCGATGAATATTCGAAGGAGTTTACCTTAGTGCACAGGGGCGACAGGCATAAGACGAGTCGGCTGGGAGGTTGTTCTTTAACCTCCTAGACGGATTGGCCTAGACCTGAGAGCCCCTAGGCGCTGAAGCTAGACAATATGAAAATGGAGGAATTTATGATGAAAAATGAAAAAGGGTTTACACTTGTAGAAATGATGATTGTCATGCTAGTTATTTCTGTTTTATTAATTGTTACAATTCCCAACGTAGCAAGGCACAACACAAATATAAACACCAAAGGTTGTGAGGCGTTTGTGAAAATGGTTCAAGCACAAGTACAGTCTTATATCATTGACAAGAATAAGGTACCTACTATGGCAGATCTTATTTCAGATAAATATCTAATTGAAGATACCGGTTGTCCAAATGGAACAAAGAATGTTTTGATTGACTCCGAAGGAAATGTTACGGCAGTAGCCAAACCAGCATCTTAATGCTCCACAATCAAAAGGGATTTACACTTATAGAATCTTTGATTGTTCTCTCCATCTTTTTACTGATCTCCTCGATTACTGCATTTAACTTAAAGCCACAATACCATTCCGTAAATGAAAAGGCGTTTATTTCTCAATTAAAAGCAGATTTATATTACGGTCAACAGTATGCGATTGCAAATCAGATGGAAGTGAAAGTCATCTTCTATGAACATGAACATATGTATTTCCTCGCTGCTGGCAGTAATCGACTTGTTGAAAGATTTCACTCTCCGAAGATTAGTGTAAGTCAAGCGACTATCCCGTTATATTTTAAGTTTCTCCCAAGTGGGAATATTGACAGATTTGGCTCATTATTAATTCGATCAGAACGAAAGATTTACCGATTAACGCTATTAATCGGAAAGGGACGGTTTTATGTTACAGAAGATTGAGGGATTCTTTTTACTTGAGCTCCTTTTATCATTGTCTGCCTGGTTTATGCTGACCTTGTTTTTTATCCCTATCTTAACGGAATTGGCTAATCAATCTCAGCAGCTTGTGAGAGAGAAAAGGGCTAATCAATTATTATATGAAGAACTTCAAGCAAACTTGACGGAAGACAGATCAAATTCCAGTTACTCCTTATCGCATAATGGGACAGAATATAAAATTTATTGGACTCAAGAGAATACCTTACAGGAGGTGTGTGTAAAAGTTGAGGGAACTTCACTTCTTCCGAAAATTGAAAACTGTGCAGTACCGGAATGAAAAAGCTTTTACCCTCCTTGAAGTATTATTTGCCTTTAGCATTTTTACGACTATTGTATTTTTTATGCTCCCCGTATTTCAAATAATCGCAGATCATAAAGATTCCAATGCAAGACTACAGGAAATGGAATGGGACGTATTTTGCAGTCAGATGAAAAAGGAAATCCATATTAGCTCTAAAGTGGAAGTGATTTCAGGAAGACTGGTGTTAACAAATAATAATGAAACCGTTTATTATGAGAAATATGGCAGTAGTATAAGAAGACGTGTGAATTCAACTGGTCATGAAACGTTACTACAAAATGTATCCGTGGTCACTTTTTCCAGGATAAAAAACTCAGTAAAAATAGTCGTTAAAGATATTTGGGGAAGAGAATACAGTGTAATGGTGCACGCATATATTGAATGGGTTCCACTATTATGAGAAGTAAGGAACAAGGCTTGACATACCCATTGACGTTAGTGGTACTTATCCTATTTCTAACACTATTTTCTTTTCGGGTTGAACAATTGTTAACAGAAAGGAAATTGTCTTATGAAACAGCTGTTATTCTTCAGGAGGAATATTATTTTCATTCTTCCTTTAAAAAAATTGAAAAAATAATGCAATTAGGTGGTGGAATTCCGGCAAAAGGTTCATTTACCTATTTAAAAGGGAGTATGAGTTACCTTTCTCATAGTCCGATTGGAAACGTACAAAAAGTCACCTTTACTCTTAAAATGCATACTGGTGAAACGGTAGGAGGACACGGCTTTTTCGATACTACTTCCAAAAAAATGATTAAATGGGCTGAAATTAATTAAAGATTCTAGTTGTTTTGAAATAAAAAAACTTGGACATACTTTTAGTGATTACAAGAAGGCAGGTGTGTCCATGAAAACAAATGATTATGTAAAATATATGACTCAAACCCTTGTTAAATATGCAGACCAGCCAAAAGATGAACGAAAACGACTTCGAGAAGAGCGGAAACAAGCAAAGGCATCTTTTTGGTATCGTTGGTTCGGGATTCTTCCATATATTTTTTATATTGAAGTGAAGAATAGACGAAAAAGGTAAAGAAGCAGATGCGAATCTGCTTCTTTTTTATACAGCCTTATCGGTTAAATAAAACAACCCACCATTAATAAATGATATATTTATTTTTGGTTCGTACTGCTCCTTTAATGCCTTCTTCTCCGTTTCAAAACTTTCATTTTCTTCTTCCACATCCTCATAAAAATGGTGAAGAAGCCTCAAATCTTGCTCCCAACGGTTCCTAGCCTCATCAGCCCAGGAATGATCATCTTGTTCAATCAATGATTTTAGATAGTTTTCGATTCTCGACATGCCGCTTTTCGGTTTTACAAGCGGTGAAAGCGTAAAAGAATAATCTGGTATTTTTGGTGTCAGTTGCACATTTTGCAGACGATCATGGAAATCCTCTACCATTTGTCCATTGATGAGCTGCAAGCCAATCGATTTATATATATCCCGTTTACGATCACATTGATACGAGATTTTAACATTCATACACAACCATGGCATTAAAGGTGTTTGTTGATTGTTATGTTTGTGATTTTCATATAGCCTGATGTAACTGGATAGCTTTTTTGTCGATTGAAATATTTGATGAAGCCGAGGAGATCCAAAATGTATCGTTTCCCCCTTAAGATTTTCAGGTGCTATCTGTGGGTTTGTAATAAAAGTAAGCTTCATCGGATTCGGAATACCACCTGTTTTTTCTAGGTAATGCCAATAAAATGGCCGATTCATTAATTCTTTATCAAGCTCGATCGTTAACTGAACACTTAAGTATCCTGGACCATTCTCAGTTATTTCACATTCATTAGCCTGAAAATAGCGAATGAGAAAGTTATGAATTTCCAGCTGCTGCATGAGAATCCTCCTTCTGCATATCTTTAGCCAAATCAATCATTGATGTAAGGTTTTCCATCTTAATTCGCATTTCACCCTCGGAGCAGGATTGTCCAAAAATATCTATTAAATGATCTTCAATGCTTCCGAAGTCTAACTTGGTTAAAATATCATCTAAATCCCCAATTACTTTCTCAAATAGTTCGATTTTTTCATATAAAAGCTTTAAAATATGTTCTTCCACTGTGTTCTGTATCGCAAAGTTATAAATCATAACGTCTTTTTCTTGACCAAGACGATGAATCCTTCCGATTCTTTGCTCCAGCCTCATTGGATTCCACGGTAAGTCAAAATTAATAATGTGATTACAGAATTGAAGGTTAATTCCTTCACCACCAGCTTCAGTTGCAATTAATACTTGTGCATGCTTTTGAAATAGCTCACGCATCCAGTCTTTTTTACCGCGTTTGAAGCCCCCGCGAAAAGGAACAGATGATATCCCGTTTTGTTTTAAATACCATTGCAGGTACATTTGGGTTGCTCTATATTCGGTAAAAATAATGACCTTATCATTTATTTTTTGTATCAATTCTAATGCCTTTTCTGCTTTTGAGTTGGTTTGAACGGCCTCTACCTTAGAAATTAAATATTGAATTTGGTCTTCGAACGCCTTAGTTGGATTTTCCTTTTTTTGCAGCATATTTTTAAGGGTATAAAAGACAGACTCCCTGCTGCTGCACGCTTCCCGCTGTAAGGTCATAACCGAGAAGGCACTGGTTTGGACCCAATCTCCCTCGCTCTTTAAATCAGTAATCGCTTCGTACAATTCTTTCTCTTGAGGTGTAAATTCAATCGCAATCGTTTCAACATGCCTTTTCGTCCATTCAATCCCAGTGTCGGCACGCCGATTTCGAATCATTACTTTATTCACTAACTCTTTTAAATGTTCATTGTCATTTAAAGAGCGTGCATCGCGTTTGTATTTTTCAAAAAATGCTGTTTCACTGCCTAAATGTCCAGGTTTTAGAAGGGAAACTAGGTTAAAGATTTCCTCAATTCGATTTTGGATTGGTGTTGCAGTAAGAAGCAGACAAAACTTTTTTTTCAGATTTTGAACAAACTCATAGTTTTTAGTTTTATTGTTCTTTAGCTTGTGTGCTTCATCAATAATGATTAAATCATAGTCCTGTTTATAGATAATCTCACGGTGCGGGTCCCGTTTGGCCGTATCAATTGACGAGACGACAACATCACATTGCTCCCAAACATAACTTTTCTTTTGAGAAATAGCGGGAATAAAAAACTTACTATTTAATTCGTGGGACCACTGTGTTACTAAAGAGGCGGGAACAAGAATAAGAACCTTTTTTACAAGTCCACGAATCATGTATTCTTTTAAAATAAGACCTGCTTCTATCGTTTTTCCTAGCCCCACCTCATCTGCAAGAATAGCTTTTCCATTCATATTCTCAATTACTTGTTTTGCGGTTTCAAGTTGGTGAGGAAGCGGAGTCAGATTAGGCAAATGATTTGGTGCTTGTAAGCCTTCAAAGTCAGGGATAATTAGATGTTTTTCAACACCAACCGCCAGCTTAAAAAGCTCCCAATTTCCCCATGGCCCATCATTCTCAATTCTATGTAAAAATTCATCCTGCCAGGAGGAATCAAATTCTATTTCAACGCTCATGGTTTCAGCTCCTTTATGCGTAAAAATTTATTGCTCAACATTATGTTTTAATGGTAGGATGGAAATAGCTTTGAAAGTTTTAAATATTGTAATAAAATAAATTTTTTTCAGATGTATATTTTAGTATGACCCGAATGTGAAAATATTATAATGCGGATGATGACAAGGGGAGAGACTACAAATGTAGCGCCGAAGGAGCAAGCACAAAGTGTGAATCTCTCAGGCAAAAGAACTCTTGTTTGACGCAACTCTGGAGAGTGCTGACACAAGGGCAGCCACCAAAGGGGAAAGCCGAACCTAGGTAAACTTTCAGGTGCAAGGACAGAGACCTTCTTTTTTAAAAAGGGAGGTTTCTGTCCTTTTTTGTTTTTGCGCTGGATTAAAAAATGTAAATAACAATTGAAAAACATCTTTGGTTGAAGGGGGATTATTGATGACTGAATTAAAACGCACT from Neobacillus sp. CF12 encodes:
- a CDS encoding MBL fold metallo-hydrolase codes for the protein MKWSQVPLGVLQTNCYIVESPDKSCLIFDPGSEGKKLIKWLTKRELNPIAIFLTHAHFDHIGAVDEVRDYYKIPVYIHEEEEDWLLDPGLNGSKFFKMQELIKINKADVILKKEETITIGHFMFSVLETPGHSPGSVSFHFESEGFVVSGDALFQGSIGRTDLPGGNHKQLMKSIHEKLLFLPEETTVLSGHGPITTIGEEMDSNPFLNGF
- a CDS encoding SAM-dependent methyltransferase, producing MISYLKSLITNSPTQLITYAEYMEAVLYHPDLGYYMKSKQKIGKQGDFITTSNISDIYGRIVAKWFARVCRENDLEPVFCEIGAGNGRFAHAFLQEWEDSIRTPLTYIIVESSQYHLKLQNELLKPQFSVKQVNKLNQLEPFEGMIFSNELFDALPVHVIEKDRGQLYEVMVGMKNETLYEDRVLLTNPAIHTFLEESGLELNEKQRIEAPLLMEGMIQNISRVLTKGIVVTADYGYTREDWNHPSRMKGSLRGYYQHQMINDVLEHPGEMDITTHIHFDWFIQKGDQAGLKFVSKLRQDEFLLKAGILKELENHYDPNPFSEISKRNRAIRSLVMPSGISSFFHIVIQQKGFNDFNLLDEV
- a CDS encoding DUF2626 domain-containing protein encodes the protein MDRMFRVLGFWTGIFTVMFYLGDMDKTAMLFLAQTGFFVLLSYLKLSERMYMYVFGAYLTVFFAGFTYWTTFMMPLGGGH
- a CDS encoding helix-turn-helix domain-containing protein translates to MEQTLKITNVLSDPTRYYIYQYITKRHQEVTVQEVAENFNIHPNVARLHLSKLEDVNMLASETKKTGKGGRPSRLYRLSDDVIQLHFPFRDYMLLSKVAISTMLALGDVGKQALYLTGKRFGTEIIDQEMAKRSFGEELEFDQKLSILKSAATLAGFYPEFEVNGDHTKIFFQIYNCPFKEVAEEHESVCAMHHEFLKGMFEALFDKVELIEKENIISGCETCSYQALVSN
- the comGA gene encoding competence type IV pilus ATPase ComGA; the protein is MLPIVSAIEILANRIIKDAARNQASDIHIVPRKKDTLIQIRLTNKLIPRLSLPKDECDRLISHFKFTANMDIGERRRPQSGAIFCEVDGKLMGLRLSTLPSNNRESLVIRLLPQQEQIPFHQLSLFPGMTRKLLALLKHAHGLIIFTGPTGSGKTTTLYSLLNETAHLFHRNVITLEDPIEKNYDSVLQIQVNEKAGVTYAAGLKAILRHDPDIIMVGEIRDAETAKIAVRAALTGHLVLSTMHTRDAKGAVYRLHEFGVNWLEVEQTLIAVTAQRLVELTCPYCEGECSPFCYSYGRWKRASVFELLSGRNLNAAMKEAKGENIISRYMTVKEVIKKGIALGYIKESEYDRLVYNHETP
- the comGB gene encoding competence type IV pilus assembly protein ComGB, with translation MDILKSQNTIVWSIIMKRHSWSVNEQAIFLKRIGELLARGYPIAEAIESLSLHLPRNRKEELHHCLVDLKNGISFHDVLNILGFHKDLIGYVYFAEQHGSFAEALMEGSSLALVKENDRKKLLKLLQYPILLIFITGFLFVFVQKSLLPKFTSLFESMSLEANFFMKVLYSFDEYFPKFLSIFLLLLAVGAIYYIFVFRKNSVLQQRSLLVRMPIAGGILKLLFTHYFSVQLSFLLSGGISVFEALLLFEKNHRQPFYSQLGMEIKQKLLTGEKLESILASFPFFEKEFPMIIKHGQENGRLEQELLFFSQHCVVNMEERIEKSLKMIQPVLYLFIGFLVVSMYLAILLPMFQLMEGI
- the comGC gene encoding competence type IV pilus major pilin ComGC; protein product: MKNEKGFTLVEMMIVMLVISVLLIVTIPNVARHNTNINTKGCEAFVKMVQAQVQSYIIDKNKVPTMADLISDKYLIEDTGCPNGTKNVLIDSEGNVTAVAKPAS
- the comGD gene encoding competence type IV pilus minor pilin ComGD, translating into MLHNQKGFTLIESLIVLSIFLLISSITAFNLKPQYHSVNEKAFISQLKADLYYGQQYAIANQMEVKVIFYEHEHMYFLAAGSNRLVERFHSPKISVSQATIPLYFKFLPSGNIDRFGSLLIRSERKIYRLTLLIGKGRFYVTED
- the comGE gene encoding competence type IV pilus minor pilin ComGE, whose amino-acid sequence is MLQKIEGFFLLELLLSLSAWFMLTLFFIPILTELANQSQQLVREKRANQLLYEELQANLTEDRSNSSYSLSHNGTEYKIYWTQENTLQEVCVKVEGTSLLPKIENCAVPE
- the comGF gene encoding competence type IV pilus minor pilin ComGF, encoding MRELHFFRKLKTVQYRNEKAFTLLEVLFAFSIFTTIVFFMLPVFQIIADHKDSNARLQEMEWDVFCSQMKKEIHISSKVEVISGRLVLTNNNETVYYEKYGSSIRRRVNSTGHETLLQNVSVVTFSRIKNSVKIVVKDIWGREYSVMVHAYIEWVPLL
- the comGG gene encoding competence type IV pilus minor pilin ComGG, whose translation is MRSKEQGLTYPLTLVVLILFLTLFSFRVEQLLTERKLSYETAVILQEEYYFHSSFKKIEKIMQLGGGIPAKGSFTYLKGSMSYLSHSPIGNVQKVTFTLKMHTGETVGGHGFFDTTSKKMIKWAEIN
- a CDS encoding YqzE family protein yields the protein MKTNDYVKYMTQTLVKYADQPKDERKRLREERKQAKASFWYRWFGILPYIFYIEVKNRRKR
- a CDS encoding YqhG family protein, which produces MQQLEIHNFLIRYFQANECEITENGPGYLSVQLTIELDKELMNRPFYWHYLEKTGGIPNPMKLTFITNPQIAPENLKGETIHFGSPRLHQIFQSTKKLSSYIRLYENHKHNNQQTPLMPWLCMNVKISYQCDRKRDIYKSIGLQLINGQMVEDFHDRLQNVQLTPKIPDYSFTLSPLVKPKSGMSRIENYLKSLIEQDDHSWADEARNRWEQDLRLLHHFYEDVEEENESFETEKKALKEQYEPKINISFINGGLFYLTDKAV
- a CDS encoding SNF2-related protein, which encodes MSVEIEFDSSWQDEFLHRIENDGPWGNWELFKLAVGVEKHLIIPDFEGLQAPNHLPNLTPLPHQLETAKQVIENMNGKAILADEVGLGKTIEAGLILKEYMIRGLVKKVLILVPASLVTQWSHELNSKFFIPAISQKKSYVWEQCDVVVSSIDTAKRDPHREIIYKQDYDLIIIDEAHKLKNNKTKNYEFVQNLKKKFCLLLTATPIQNRIEEIFNLVSLLKPGHLGSETAFFEKYKRDARSLNDNEHLKELVNKVMIRNRRADTGIEWTKRHVETIAIEFTPQEKELYEAITDLKSEGDWVQTSAFSVMTLQREACSSRESVFYTLKNMLQKKENPTKAFEDQIQYLISKVEAVQTNSKAEKALELIQKINDKVIIFTEYRATQMYLQWYLKQNGISSVPFRGGFKRGKKDWMRELFQKHAQVLIATEAGGEGINLQFCNHIINFDLPWNPMRLEQRIGRIHRLGQEKDVMIYNFAIQNTVEEHILKLLYEKIELFEKVIGDLDDILTKLDFGSIEDHLIDIFGQSCSEGEMRIKMENLTSMIDLAKDMQKEDSHAAAGNS